A genomic segment from Coccinella septempunctata chromosome 3, icCocSept1.1, whole genome shotgun sequence encodes:
- the LOC123309023 gene encoding THAP domain-containing protein 2-like has protein sequence MVSCVACGYSKTPKKNNSGVTFHRFPKDERRRFRWVSFVNKPGFTPNNRSLLCSKHFKEECFNRSSQSVIRLFPNAFPTIEAPRVKYVSDELLVRTVIIS, from the exons ATGGTCAGTTGTGTAGCTTgtggctattcaaaaacacCAAAGAAAAACAATTCCGGTGTAACATTTCACAG atTTCCTAAGGATGAAAGACGTAGATTTAGATGGGTGAGTTTTGTTAATAAGCCTGGGTTTACTCCTAACAACAGGAGCTTATTGTGCTCCAAGCACTTCAAGGAAGAATGTTTCAACAGATCTTCACAATCTGTTATTAGATTATTTCCCAATGCATTTCCAACTATAGAAGCTCCCCGTGTGAAATATGTAAGTGATGAATTGTTGGTAAGGACTGTTATTATTTCTTGA